The following is a genomic window from Acidobacteriota bacterium.
ACGCGGCGTGGACGATGCGGCGAGGTCGAGGTCGAGCGCACGCTCGAGTTCGGCGATCGCCTGATCGCGGTCGGCAATGGCGCGCCAGTACTCGAGATGCGCGTCGAGCAGTTGGCGCTGGATGTCGAGCAGGTCGAGGAAGCTCGCGGTGGCGTTCTGATAGGCCACCCGCGAGAGTTCGAGCGCGTGGCGGGTCTGGGGCAGGATGCTCGTCGAAATCAGCCGCGCGCGGGCCGTCGCCGCGTCGGCGCGCACCCATGCCTCACGCGCCATCAGGCGGAGGCGATTCTCGACGGCGTGTCGCTTCGCGTCGGCCGCCTCGGCTTCGGCCTCGGCTTCACGCGCCATGGCGTCGAGACGCTTGCGCGCCCAGGGCGCATTCGGCCACGTGAGGCCGACGGCGGCGGTCCACGCGTCGCGCATCCCCGGCATCACCATGTAGCCACCTCTGACAACGTAGTCGGGACGACGCTCGGCCTCGACGCCAGCCGCCACCGCCACCGCCACCTCACGCTCGAGGTCGGTGGCCTGCACCTCGGGGTGCACGGCTGTCGCAAGCGCGGCGAGGTCTGCCGACGAAGGCAGCGGTCGGAGGTCGTCTGGTGGGTCGAGCGCGCCAATGGGCGCGTCGGGCGGCCTGCCCATGAACGCGTTCAGCCGCGCTTCGGCCATGGAGGCCTGCTCCATGGCCATGAGGCGCTGCTCCTCGAGGCGCGAACGCTCGACGATGGCCTTGAGCACGTCCTGCTGGCCCATCCCTCCGGCCGCGTAGCGCGCCTCGGCGGCGTCGGCCATCTGCTGCACGAGCGCCACGCTCTCGTCGACGACCTCGATGGTGCGCCTGGCAAAGGCGAGGTCGGCATAGGCGAGGGCGACGTCGCTGGCGATGTCGCGGGCCTTCATGGGGACCTCGTTGGCCACCACGGCCGCCTGGCGCTCGAGCACGGCCACACGCCGTTCCCGCTTGCCGCGGCCCGGCCATTCCTGCGCGAGGCCGAACATGAGCTGGGCGCGCCGTGGGTTGAGCGTATCGAACGGCCACTCGAAGGCCTGCGCCTCGACCATCGGCGGCATCAGGTAGCGCTCGGCATCCGGGCGGCGGGCCGCCGCCGCGCTCATCCGCCTGAGCGCGTCGAGGTCGGGATTCGCCCGTGCCGCCTCGTCCTTGGCCTGACGAAGCGTCAGCAAAGGTGGGTCGGGCGGCGACGCGAACGTGACCGCCGGCAGCAACCCGGCAGCGGCGACTACGGACCGAACGAAGGCACGTCGAAGCATCATCATCGTCTCGCAAGAAAGCCGAACAACGGCGTGGCACGCCACGACACCACCCTGGGACTCCCGACCGGGGAATTCCGTGGCGCCTGGTCGTCATTTCCGTGGCGCCCGGGCGTGAGATCCCCCGGCGCCGGGGCGTGAGATCGGTAGCGCCGGGGTTTCAGCCCCGGCGGGGTCGGCAGGGGCTCAAGCCCCTGAAGCCCCTGCCGCTACGGAACCGCCGCCACGGACCAGGGCAGGAGGCCACTGCCGCTACGGATCAGGGCGTACCACTGCCTGGACCGAGGCCCTCGCAGCCACGGTAAGGGCGCGTTCTAAATGCGGAAGACGGCGTTCAGGAGGTAGGGAGGAGCGTGAGGCAGCTTCAGCCGCGCGAGGTCGAACGCGGCACGCACGAGGTCGGAGATTTGGCCCGGCGAGGCGGCCGGGGCCGCAGGCAGCGCGACGGCCGCGCCGTCTGGCTTCGCCACCGTCTTGACCGGGCCGGCCGGCGTGGCAGACGAGTCGGGCGCCACCGGTGCCGGGCGGCAACACTCCATCGCCGCCGAACTCATCGGGCACTCACCCGATCCGCAGCACGACCCGCCCCGTGTCTCGACGGCCCAGGACGACGCGACCGACGCGCTGCTCAGGGCGAGCAGCACGGCGAGCGCCACGAATCGGATTCGGCAGACCACGGCCACGTCGTTCCAGTTTACACGCAAATGGTCTGGAGGCGGCGCGCCGGAGCCGGGGCCACCGGGCCACCGGACTCCAGCGCGAACGCGCCTGGCGTCACTCCCCCGTCGCAGCAGAGCGCTTGACCAGGGCCAGATCGATGGTCACGTCGACCTCGTCGCTGACGACGACGCCGCCCCCATCGAGGGCACGGTTCCACACGATGTTGAAGTCCTTGCGATTGAGGCGGGTCGTGGCCGTCGCGCCCACGCGCTGGTTGCCCTGCATGTCGGTGATCGCCGAGGTCGGACCTTCGACGTCGAGCACCACTTCCTTCGTGACGCCGCGCATCGTGAGGTCGCCAACGAGCTTGAACTTCCCGCCGCTCGCGGCTTCGACCCGCTTCGACTTGAACGTGATCGTCGGGAACTTCTCGACGTCGAAGAAGTCGGCGCTGCGGAGGTGATCGTCGCGCTTCTGTTCGCGCGTGTTGATCGTCGTCGCGTCGATCGTGGCCTCGACCGAGATGGTCGACACGTCCTTGCCATTCCACTGGACCTTGCCCGACGTCTTGCCGAACTGGCCGCGCACGGTGGTGACCATCAGGTGCTTCACCGAGAACGTGCTCTGTGAGTGGGCCGTGTCGATTTCCCAGGTATCGGTCTGGGCCTGAGCGGGGACGGCCAGGGCCGTCGCAAGGCTCAGGGCGGTCATCAGCGTGCGTGTCTTCATGGGCAGACTCCTTCGTTCGATGACCGTTTCGCCGACGCGGCGGAGCGGTCGTGTGCGATCGCCGAGGCTCCGGCCGCGACCGGTGTCGGGCGCGCGTTAGTCTAGACGTGTGTTATAACACGAAATAAGTCGCCCTGTCACCTCCGGCCCGCGAGGACGCCCGGACGACCCTCAGGATTCGGTACCGACGACCGTGCGGAAGGCTGGCGAGTCCCGAACGGGATCGAAGTCGGGGTCGATGCGCGCCCGGACCAGGTTGAGGAGCCGGCGCCCCCGCAGCGACGACGCCAGCAGCCGCGACGCACGCTCGGCGTCGCCACGCAACCCGTACAGCGAGGCGATGTAGTAGGTCGTCGCGTCGTCTTCGGCACCGCGCCCCACGCGCGCTTCGAACGCCTTGACCGCGCGGTCGAAGTAGCGGTCCGCCTCGGCCGTCCGTCCGTGGCGCTGGTAGGCCGCGCTCAACTTCTGGAACACCTCGATGGTCGTTCGCTCGCGCAGGGCGTGATCGCCAGAGGCGAGGAACCCCAGCTCGCGCTCGAACTCGGCAATCGCCTCGTCGTACCGCCCCATCCGATAGAGCGCATACCCCACGCGGATGTGCGCGCCGACGATCTGCAGCCCCTCGCTGCCCGACCGGAACTCCTCCTGGAGGGTGACCGCGCTGCGTGCGGTGGCCTCGGCCTCGGCGAAGCGCCCCGTGAGGGCGTACAGGAGCGACAACTGGAGGAACCAGTACCCACCGTCAGGGTTGAGCTCGACCGCCCGTTCGAGCGCGGCGATCCCCTCCTCGAGGCGCCCCTGGGCGGCCCAGCGGACTCGGGCGAGCGCGGCGTGCGCGGCCGCGCTCGCCGGATCGAGGCGAACGGCTTCCTCGATTGACAGAAGGCCCTCGTCGACCCGACCCGTCCAGACGAGTGCCGCGCCAAGCGCCTGGTGGGCCTGGGCCAGGGTCGGATCGAGGCCAATCGCCCGCCTGAGCGCCTCGATGGCCTTGAAGCGCAGGTCAGGCATCGACAGGAAGTCGCCCTTGAGGTTCAACGCGCCTCCGAGCGCCGCCCACGCCGCGGCGTACGCCGCGTCGATCGCGATGGCCCGCTCGAACTGGCCGATCGCCCGATCGAGCGAGTCACGCGTCCCGAGCCGCACGTTCATGAGCCCCAGCGAGTAGGCCTCATAGGCTTCGACCGAGCGGGTCTCGTCGCGCCCGATGGCCGACACCTCCGAGTCGTTCAACTCCAGGTTGAGGTGTTGCCCCAGCTCGTACACGATCCGGTCCTGCAGCTCGAAGATGGCGTCGATGCGCCCGTCGACCTTCACGGTGCGCAGCAGACGGCCCGTGCCCACGTCGACGAAATGCGCCGTAATCCGGATGAGGTCGCCGAGGCGCTGGTAGGCCCCCGTGACGATCCACGACGCGCCGAGGCGGCGGCCGACGTCGATCGCGAGGCGGTCGTCGACCTGACGCGAACCGCTGCCCATCGTCCGCAGCGCCTCGAACACCTGCGCCCGGCCCACGACCTGCACGCCCTTCACCGCCTTCAGGTCGGCCGTCACCGTCTCGGCGATGCCCGATCCAATCCAGTCGTCGGCCGGCTCGCCCGTGATGTTCGAGAACGCCATCACCGCGACGAGACAACACTCGGCCGGCGACGCGCCGGTCGTCGGACCCACCGTTCCGGCGACGGCCACGCCCGACCCGGTGCGGACGCCGCTGCCCGGACCGCCAACCGACGTGGCCCGGTCGGCGTGGTCGATCTGCCGGCGGATCGCGTGCAGGTCGATGTACAGCTCCCTGGCCGACTGGTAACGGAAGTCGGGAGACTTGGTGAGCGCCTTGAGCACCACCGACTCGAGCGATGCGGGCACGTCGTAGTTGAAGCGGCCGATGGCCGGCGGCTCGTGGTGCACCAGCCGGTCGAGCACTTCGGTCACCGTCGCACCCTCGAACGGCAACCGCCCGGTGAGCATCTCGTAGAGCACGACTCCCAGCGAGAAGAGGTCGGAACGCCCGTCCACCGGCCGGCCGAGGGCCTGCTCCGGCGACATGTAGGAGAAGGTGCCGAGCACGCTGCCGGCCACCGTCTCGAAACTCTTCGTCTGGTCCACGTCGCCGTCCGCCGGCAGGAACTTGGCCAGACCGAAGTCGAGCACCTTGACCCGGCCGCGTCGATCGACCATCAAGTTGGCACTCTTCACATCCCGGTGGACGATGCCGTGGCGATGCGCCTCGTCCAGGGCATCGGCGGCCTGCATCGCGACGTCGAGGGCGTCGACGACGGGCAGCGGGCCGCGCGCCGTCAGGGTCGAGAGCGGATCGCCGTCGACGAGCTCCATCACGATGAACGCGGCCTCGTCGTGTTCGCCGATGTCGTAGATCGCGGCGATGTGCGGCGAATGGAGCGCCGACGCGGCGCGCGCCTCGCGCAGCAGGCGGACCCTGTGGTCGGGGCCGAGCTCGCGCGACGGCAGCAGGAACTTGATGGCGACCTCCCGCCCGAGGCGGACGTCCTCCGCGCGAAAGACCGCACCCATGCCGCCCTGGCCGAGCGGCGACCCGAGCCGGTAGTGCTTGAGCGTCGTGCCGGGTGCCGGAATCATGGGGACGACCTCACCCGGTCCGGATCAGGGGCTTCGGCCTCGAACGCGGCGCCGAGCGCCGCCCGGTACGCGTCGATGGTACCGCGCTGCGCCCGGACGCGAACGAACTGCCCGTCGCGGCGCATGTCGACGAGTCCGGCGGCGTCGAGAACCTTCAGATGGTGTGTCACGGTCGCGGCGGTGATGGGAAACGCCCGCCAGAGGTCGCCGCAGCAGACCTCGCCTCGCGCGGCGATGGTCTGGAGGATGCCGAGCCGGGTCGGGTCGGCCAGGGCCTTGGCGATGCGAACGAGGTCGGGATCGGCCATTGACACTTCGATATTTAGATGAACATCTTAGCACAGATCGGACTTTCGACTCGAGGCTCGAGACTGGAGGCTTGCCGTGTCCAGAGCGAACTGGCCAGAAGGAGGGGGTTCACGCGGCACCGCCGAAACTTCGGCCTCTCGTTGCTCGTCCCCATGATGACAGCCGTCACGCGCCAGGCGTGACGGCCGCCACCTGGCTGCCGCCACCGCTCGTGCCATTCTCGATACCGCTCGCCCCGGCCACCGACCGGTCGCGACGCCGGTGTCACGCCGATGTCCGGCGCGAGTGGTAGTCTGGCGCCGTGGGGAGGGCGTCCCCATCGGGCCGGCCGTCTGACGACGGGATGAGGGGCCCGACAGACGGAGTGACCGACGTGACCGACCTGAGACGTGATCTGGAGGCGCTGCGACTCGACGACGACCAGGCGCCGTCGCGCTGGAAGTGGATCGTCCTGCTCGTGGCCCTCGCCATCGTCGCCAGCGGCTTCGCGCTCTGGCGAAGCCAGGCGGGCGCCACGGTCGTCGACGTCGAGACCGTGCAGGCGAGGGTCGAGCAGCCCGCGGCGGGTGGTCCGGGCGCGCCGATGCTCACCGCCTCGGGGTACGTGGTCGCGAGGCGTCGCGCGGTCGTGTCGGCCAAGATCCAGGGCCGGTTGCAGGACCTGCGAGTCGAGGAGGGCAGTCGGGTGCGAGAGGGCGAGCTGATCGCCCGGCTCGAGAGCGCCGATCACGAGGCGCAGGTGGCACGCGCGAAGGCCCGCGTGACGAGCGTCGAGTCGTCCATCGCGCGGAGCCGGGCCGCCATCGCCCGCGCGGAGGCCGACCTGGCCGAGGCCGTGCGCTTGCGCCGTCAGGCTGAACGCCTCGCCGACGAGCGCGTCGTTGCCCAGGACACGCTCGAGGCGGCGCGCAGCCGCGAGGCCGTGGCCGATGCGGCGCTCGCCCAGACGCGAGCGGAGCTCGGTCAGGCCGAGGCCGAGTTGACTCAGGCCCG
Proteins encoded in this region:
- a CDS encoding protein kinase, whose product is MIPAPGTTLKHYRLGSPLGQGGMGAVFRAEDVRLGREVAIKFLLPSRELGPDHRVRLLREARAASALHSPHIAAIYDIGEHDEAAFIVMELVDGDPLSTLTARGPLPVVDALDVAMQAADALDEAHRHGIVHRDVKSANLMVDRRGRVKVLDFGLAKFLPADGDVDQTKSFETVAGSVLGTFSYMSPEQALGRPVDGRSDLFSLGVVLYEMLTGRLPFEGATVTEVLDRLVHHEPPAIGRFNYDVPASLESVVLKALTKSPDFRYQSARELYIDLHAIRRQIDHADRATSVGGPGSGVRTGSGVAVAGTVGPTTGASPAECCLVAVMAFSNITGEPADDWIGSGIAETVTADLKAVKGVQVVGRAQVFEALRTMGSGSRQVDDRLAIDVGRRLGASWIVTGAYQRLGDLIRITAHFVDVGTGRLLRTVKVDGRIDAIFELQDRIVYELGQHLNLELNDSEVSAIGRDETRSVEAYEAYSLGLMNVRLGTRDSLDRAIGQFERAIAIDAAYAAAWAALGGALNLKGDFLSMPDLRFKAIEALRRAIGLDPTLAQAHQALGAALVWTGRVDEGLLSIEEAVRLDPASAAAHAALARVRWAAQGRLEEGIAALERAVELNPDGGYWFLQLSLLYALTGRFAEAEATARSAVTLQEEFRSGSEGLQIVGAHIRVGYALYRMGRYDEAIAEFERELGFLASGDHALRERTTIEVFQKLSAAYQRHGRTAEADRYFDRAVKAFEARVGRGAEDDATTYYIASLYGLRGDAERASRLLASSLRGRRLLNLVRARIDPDFDPVRDSPAFRTVVGTES
- a CDS encoding ArsR family transcriptional regulator, with translation MADPDLVRIAKALADPTRLGILQTIAARGEVCCGDLWRAFPITAATVTHHLKVLDAAGLVDMRRDGQFVRVRAQRGTIDAYRAALGAAFEAEAPDPDRVRSSP
- a CDS encoding YceI family protein; the protein is MKTRTLMTALSLATALAVPAQAQTDTWEIDTAHSQSTFSVKHLMVTTVRGQFGKTSGKVQWNGKDVSTISVEATIDATTINTREQKRDDHLRSADFFDVEKFPTITFKSKRVEAASGGKFKLVGDLTMRGVTKEVVLDVEGPTSAITDMQGNQRVGATATTRLNRKDFNIVWNRALDGGGVVVSDEVDVTIDLALVKRSAATGE
- a CDS encoding TolC family protein: MLTLRQAKDEAARANPDLDALRRMSAAAARRPDAERYLMPPMVEAQAFEWPFDTLNPRRAQLMFGLAQEWPGRGKRERRVAVLERQAAVVANEVPMKARDIASDVALAYADLAFARRTIEVVDESVALVQQMADAAEARYAAGGMGQQDVLKAIVERSRLEEQRLMAMEQASMAEARLNAFMGRPPDAPIGALDPPDDLRPLPSSADLAALATAVHPEVQATDLEREVAVAVAAGVEAERRPDYVVRGGYMVMPGMRDAWTAAVGLTWPNAPWARKRLDAMAREAEAEAEAADAKRHAVENRLRLMAREAWVRADAATARARLISTSILPQTRHALELSRVAYQNATASFLDLLDIQRQLLDAHLEYWRAIADRDQAIAELERALDLDLAASSTPRAARTIPARARDRVASTF